The Alphaproteobacteria bacterium genome has a window encoding:
- the nth gene encoding endonuclease III: MGKKIISKKRWIETLEVWKKNNPNPTSDLISTNNFTFTVAVLLSAQSTDEGVNKATKELFKIADTPEKMLSLGIDNLKNHIKTIGLYNNKAKNIILLSEKLIKDHNSKIPNTPEKLEALPGLGRKSANVIANHLFKTPTIGVDTHIIRLSHRLNIIDDSAGKNTLKIEKELLKRTPKEYLTNVGNWIVLHGRYICKAKKTLCEKCPIYDLCTSNEKI, encoded by the coding sequence ATGGGAAAGAAAATAATAAGTAAAAAAAGATGGATTGAAACACTAGAAGTTTGGAAAAAAAATAATCCAAATCCAACATCTGATTTAATATCAACAAATAATTTTACATTCACTGTAGCAGTTTTATTATCAGCTCAATCAACAGATGAAGGTGTTAATAAAGCAACAAAAGAACTATTTAAAATAGCTGACACTCCTGAAAAAATGTTATCCCTTGGAATTGATAATCTTAAAAATCATATCAAAACAATTGGGCTCTACAATAACAAAGCTAAAAATATAATTTTATTATCTGAAAAACTTATTAAAGATCATAACAGTAAAATTCCCAATACCCCTGAAAAATTAGAAGCTCTTCCTGGACTAGGTAGAAAATCAGCTAATGTTATTGCAAACCACTTGTTTAAAACCCCTACAATAGGAGTAGATACCCATATAATAAGATTATCTCATAGACTTAATATTATAGATGATTCCGCTGGGAAAAACACTTTAAAAATAGAAAAAGAACTTTTAAAAAGAACTCCTAAAGAATATTTAACTAATGTTGGTAATTGGATAGTTCTTCACGGAAGATATATATGTAAAGCTAAAAAAACTTTGTGTGAAAAGTGTCCTATTTATGACCTATGCACTTCTAAT